A genome region from Nocardioides cynanchi includes the following:
- the trxB gene encoding thioredoxin-disulfide reductase — MSQATTQSPQSASGDVRNVIIVGSGPAGYTAAVYAARASLRPLVFEGSVTAGGALMNTTEVENFPGFRDGIMGPALMDEMRAQAERFGAELVSDDVVSVDLTGDVKTVSTATDTYSARSVILATGSGYRELGLPNEKELSGRGVSWCATCDGFFFREQHIAVVGGGDSAIEEATFLTRFGSKVSLIHRRGELRASKIMQERAFADPKLEIVWNSEVAAINGTERLESLTLRNTVDGTESELPATGLFIAIGHDPRSELVKGQVELDDEGYALVAHPSTATNLPGVFACGDLVDHHYRQAITAAGTGCAAALDAERYVAELDHSAATSGEAQRAVAGSAADEHVTTAGL, encoded by the coding sequence ATGTCCCAGGCAACGACGCAGTCCCCGCAGTCCGCTTCCGGCGACGTCCGCAACGTGATCATCGTCGGCTCGGGTCCGGCGGGATACACCGCTGCGGTGTACGCCGCCCGCGCCTCCCTTCGGCCCCTCGTCTTCGAGGGCTCGGTGACGGCCGGCGGTGCGTTGATGAACACCACCGAGGTGGAGAACTTCCCCGGCTTCCGCGACGGCATCATGGGCCCGGCCCTCATGGACGAGATGCGGGCCCAGGCCGAGCGCTTCGGCGCCGAGCTGGTCTCCGACGACGTCGTCTCGGTCGACCTGACCGGAGACGTCAAGACGGTCAGCACCGCCACCGACACCTACTCCGCCCGCTCGGTGATCCTGGCTACCGGATCCGGCTACCGCGAGCTGGGCCTGCCCAACGAGAAGGAGCTCTCCGGTCGCGGCGTCTCGTGGTGCGCGACCTGCGACGGCTTCTTCTTCCGGGAGCAGCACATCGCAGTGGTCGGCGGTGGCGACTCGGCGATCGAGGAGGCGACCTTCCTGACCCGCTTCGGCAGCAAGGTCTCCCTGATCCACCGCCGTGGCGAGCTGCGCGCGTCCAAGATCATGCAGGAGCGGGCCTTCGCCGACCCCAAGCTCGAGATCGTGTGGAACTCCGAGGTCGCCGCGATCAACGGCACCGAGCGCCTCGAGTCGCTGACCCTGCGCAACACCGTCGACGGCACCGAGAGCGAGCTGCCCGCCACCGGTCTGTTCATCGCGATCGGCCACGACCCGCGCTCGGAGCTGGTCAAGGGGCAGGTCGAGCTCGACGACGAGGGCTACGCGCTGGTCGCCCACCCGTCGACCGCCACCAACCTGCCGGGCGTCTTCGCCTGCGGCGACCTGGTCGACCACCACTACCGCCAGGCGATCACCGCCGCCGGCACCGGCTGTGCCGCCGCCCTCGACGCCGAGCGCTACGTCGCCGAGCTCGACCACAGTGCGGCCACCTCGGGCGAGGCCCAGCGGGCCGTGGCCGGGTCAGCCGCCGACGAGCACGTCACGACCGCCGGTCTCTGA
- the sigM gene encoding RNA polymerase sigma factor SigM, with protein MTEPAALEPTDADLLAAHVAGDPDAFARLFTRHRDRLWAVALRTMGNPHDAADGLQDGLIAAYRRADSFRGDAAVTTWLHRVVVNACLDRLRAAKVRRADALPDDLDDHAGRGSSYTSTSPVDDPEQAALADDRRRAVLEALATLPPEQRAALVLVDMEGYPVAEVARMLECAEGTVKSRCSRGRDRLAGLLRDRLGEARDGPHPEPPGGPPRPIPATTTRPDPEGGAP; from the coding sequence GTGACTGAGCCGGCCGCTCTCGAACCCACCGATGCCGACCTCCTGGCCGCGCACGTGGCCGGCGACCCCGACGCGTTCGCCAGGCTGTTCACCCGCCATCGCGACCGGCTCTGGGCGGTAGCGCTGCGCACCATGGGCAACCCCCACGATGCGGCCGACGGCCTGCAGGACGGCCTGATCGCGGCGTACCGCCGGGCCGACAGCTTCCGCGGCGACGCAGCGGTCACCACGTGGCTGCACCGGGTCGTGGTCAACGCCTGCCTGGACCGGCTTCGCGCGGCGAAGGTACGACGCGCCGACGCCCTGCCCGACGACCTCGACGACCACGCGGGGCGGGGCTCGTCGTACACCTCGACCAGCCCGGTCGACGACCCGGAGCAGGCGGCGCTCGCCGACGACCGGCGGCGTGCGGTGCTCGAGGCGCTGGCCACGCTGCCGCCCGAGCAGCGGGCGGCCCTGGTGCTGGTGGACATGGAGGGCTATCCCGTCGCGGAGGTCGCCCGGATGCTCGAGTGCGCCGAGGGCACCGTGAAGTCGCGGTGCTCGCGGGGCCGCGACCGGCTGGCCGGTCTGCTCCGCGACCGCCTGGGCGAGGCCCGTGACGGGCCTCACCCGGAACCACCCGGGGGTCCGCCCCGTCCCATCCCTGCCACCACCACCCGTCCCGACCCCGAAGGAGGTGCACCGTGA
- a CDS encoding protein kinase family protein, translating into MPEHTRPGDVLADRYRLTDLLSESQGGRFWRAFDGVLHRDVAVHIISLSDERAPLLREAARRSATILDRRMLRVLDIDEADDRLFVVNEWGSGTSLDILLTHRDPLSPTVAAWIVAEVGDTLALAHDAGVAHGRLVPENVLIDHDGAVRLIGFAVDAALHGHPASRVAADEVDLVGLLYAGLTGKWAGISRSLMPPAPSEHGRVLRPRQVRAGIPRPLDALCDQVLNHREVADVPAARVADSLREFLGTSAGAAEAWLGRIEHQQPGQAPVVLPPLPDPPAEPAPETPEAPPASQVPGAGGPESDVAGQPRAEEGLPTQAGLPIFHDETDDVTWLQHRSEPAPPPPPFEPPPARPLFAPDPADGAPARRPRVVPPPAERGASGFWPWESEPHTGAGSSTGSGVFAPVPGEDDEPRRPGSSWLRLAGIIAACLLLLIGCVIAFNLGRGRTALGTNPSDPATSRSPEPSSSGPSTGVLTGVSATDFDPQGSPPEENPASAPNVVDGNPATTWQTLRYNENFGPGGLKTGVGLVLDLGATHGVSEVDLTTVGSPTRVQVYVASRRPTDLQGLQVAGQTTVTGTRGAVRLEPAARGRYVVIWLTSLPAVPGGFRGEIAEAVVKGD; encoded by the coding sequence GTGCCCGAGCACACCCGGCCCGGCGACGTGCTCGCCGACCGGTACCGACTGACCGACCTGCTCTCCGAGAGCCAGGGCGGCCGGTTCTGGCGCGCCTTCGACGGGGTGCTCCACCGCGACGTCGCCGTGCACATCATCTCGCTCTCGGACGAGCGCGCCCCGCTCCTGCGCGAAGCGGCCCGTCGCTCGGCGACCATCCTGGACCGCCGGATGCTGCGGGTGCTCGACATCGACGAGGCCGACGACCGGCTCTTCGTGGTCAACGAGTGGGGGTCCGGCACCAGCCTCGACATCCTGCTCACCCACCGGGACCCTCTCTCGCCGACCGTCGCGGCGTGGATCGTCGCCGAGGTCGGGGACACCCTGGCGCTGGCCCACGACGCGGGCGTCGCGCACGGCCGGCTGGTGCCGGAGAACGTCCTGATCGACCACGACGGCGCGGTGCGGCTGATCGGCTTCGCCGTCGATGCCGCCCTGCACGGACACCCGGCCAGCCGGGTCGCCGCCGACGAGGTGGACCTCGTGGGCCTGCTGTACGCCGGCCTAACCGGCAAGTGGGCCGGGATCTCCCGCTCGCTGATGCCTCCGGCTCCCTCCGAGCACGGTCGGGTGCTGCGGCCGCGCCAGGTCCGGGCCGGGATCCCGCGGCCCCTGGACGCCCTCTGCGACCAGGTGCTCAACCATCGCGAGGTGGCCGACGTCCCGGCTGCTCGGGTCGCGGACTCGCTGCGCGAGTTCCTCGGTACGTCGGCCGGCGCGGCCGAGGCCTGGCTCGGCCGGATCGAGCACCAGCAGCCCGGTCAGGCGCCGGTCGTCCTCCCGCCGCTGCCCGACCCCCCGGCGGAACCGGCACCAGAGACCCCGGAAGCCCCTCCAGCCTCGCAAGTCCCCGGAGCCGGAGGTCCCGAGTCCGACGTGGCCGGGCAGCCGCGCGCCGAGGAGGGTCTGCCGACGCAGGCCGGGCTGCCGATCTTCCACGACGAGACCGACGACGTGACCTGGCTCCAGCACCGCAGCGAGCCGGCCCCGCCGCCCCCGCCGTTCGAGCCGCCGCCGGCCCGGCCGCTGTTCGCCCCCGACCCGGCCGACGGCGCGCCCGCACGCCGGCCACGCGTCGTACCACCTCCGGCCGAGAGGGGCGCGAGCGGCTTCTGGCCGTGGGAGTCCGAGCCCCACACCGGGGCCGGCAGCAGCACCGGCAGCGGCGTCTTCGCGCCGGTCCCGGGTGAGGACGACGAGCCGCGCCGACCGGGGTCCAGCTGGCTCCGGCTGGCCGGGATCATCGCCGCGTGCCTGCTCCTGCTGATCGGCTGCGTGATCGCCTTCAACCTCGGCCGCGGGCGCACGGCGCTCGGCACCAACCCTTCCGACCCGGCCACGAGCCGCTCCCCCGAGCCGTCGTCCAGCGGCCCGAGCACCGGTGTCCTCACCGGGGTCAGCGCGACCGACTTCGACCCCCAGGGCAGCCCCCCGGAGGAGAACCCCGCCTCGGCGCCCAACGTCGTCGACGGCAACCCGGCGACGACGTGGCAGACCCTGCGCTACAACGAGAACTTCGGCCCCGGCGGGCTCAAGACCGGTGTCGGCCTGGTGCTCGACCTCGGGGCGACCCACGGTGTCAGCGAGGTCGACCTGACCACGGTCGGCTCGCCGACGCGGGTGCAGGTGTACGTCGCCTCCCGCCGCCCCACGGACCTCCAGGGGCTCCAGGTGGCCGGCCAGACCACCGTCACCGGCACCCGGGGCGCGGTCCGGCTCGAGCCGGCCGCACGCGGCCGCTACGTCGTGATCTGGCTGACCTCCCTGCCCGCGGTGCCCGGTGGCTTCCGCGGCGAGATCGCCGAGGCCGTGGTCAAGGGTGACTGA
- the murJ gene encoding murein biosynthesis integral membrane protein MurJ codes for MSEGSGADQEESRGILASSAVMATGTVVSRVSGYARNLLLAAAIGNELHADLFNIGNTIPNMLYILLAGGVFNAVLVPQLVRAQKSDRDGGAAYTDRVITLAMLFLGAVTVLLVIAAPLVMRLFLNHSYDCPGLAEQRASAIAFARYCLPQVFFYGMFVLLGQVLNARGRFGPMMWAPIANNVISVLVLVIYLVWFGPLALNASGSAYTSRQELLLGGGATLGIVVQVLILVPYLRRAGVRYRPRYDFRHTGLGHTLRLGIWTVLFVVVNQVAFTVVVRLASGGTASGGCGHVGAAPDSTGFTVYSSAYLFVSVPHAIITVSLATAILPRLSAKAAEGDLRGLATTLADTLRTALAVAIPFALLLPVLSYDIAKVLFGYGATSSTFDHFVQSMILFGPGTVLFTVHYLMLRGFYALERTRTVFYIQCAIAATNIAVAVVLVQRASAEQTSPALVLAYAASYLVGSVVSYLMLGTVLGGLHSKELVRFLVRLLIAALVSTAAAWGLGSVLPGAERTASHLVAGMRVLVLSGVDGAVFLAMARAMRLTEVTQVIDVIVRRRRGTPAS; via the coding sequence ATGAGCGAGGGCTCCGGGGCCGACCAGGAGGAGAGCCGGGGGATCCTGGCCTCCTCGGCGGTGATGGCGACCGGCACCGTGGTGTCGCGGGTCAGCGGCTACGCCCGCAACCTGCTGCTCGCCGCCGCGATCGGCAACGAGCTCCACGCCGACCTGTTCAACATCGGCAACACCATCCCGAACATGCTCTACATCCTGCTCGCGGGCGGTGTCTTCAACGCGGTGCTGGTCCCCCAGCTGGTGCGGGCACAGAAGTCCGACCGCGACGGCGGTGCTGCCTACACCGACCGTGTGATCACCCTGGCCATGCTCTTCCTCGGTGCGGTCACCGTGCTGCTGGTGATCGCGGCACCGCTGGTGATGCGGCTGTTCCTCAACCACTCCTACGACTGCCCCGGCCTCGCCGAGCAGCGGGCGTCCGCCATCGCCTTCGCCCGCTACTGCCTGCCGCAGGTGTTCTTCTACGGGATGTTCGTGCTGCTCGGACAGGTGCTCAACGCCCGCGGCCGGTTCGGACCGATGATGTGGGCGCCGATCGCCAACAACGTGATCTCGGTGCTCGTCCTGGTGATCTACCTGGTGTGGTTCGGCCCGCTCGCCCTGAACGCCAGCGGGTCGGCGTACACGAGCAGGCAGGAGCTCCTGCTCGGTGGGGGCGCGACCCTAGGGATCGTCGTCCAGGTGCTGATCCTCGTGCCCTACCTGCGCCGGGCCGGGGTGCGCTACCGGCCCCGCTACGACTTCCGGCACACCGGCCTGGGCCACACCCTGCGCCTGGGCATCTGGACCGTGCTCTTCGTCGTGGTCAACCAGGTCGCCTTCACCGTGGTGGTCCGCCTCGCCTCCGGAGGTACGGCGTCCGGTGGCTGCGGTCACGTGGGTGCGGCGCCCGACTCCACGGGGTTCACCGTCTACTCCAGCGCCTACCTGTTCGTCAGCGTGCCGCACGCGATCATCACCGTCTCGCTGGCGACCGCGATCCTGCCGCGGCTGTCCGCCAAGGCCGCCGAGGGAGACCTGAGGGGCCTGGCGACCACCCTCGCCGACACCCTGCGCACCGCCCTGGCCGTGGCGATCCCCTTCGCCCTCCTCCTGCCGGTGCTGTCCTACGACATCGCCAAGGTGCTGTTCGGCTACGGCGCGACCTCGTCCACCTTCGACCACTTCGTGCAGTCGATGATCCTGTTCGGGCCCGGCACGGTGCTGTTCACCGTGCACTACCTGATGCTGCGCGGCTTCTACGCGCTGGAACGGACCCGCACGGTCTTCTACATCCAGTGCGCGATCGCCGCCACGAACATCGCGGTGGCGGTGGTCCTGGTGCAGCGGGCGAGCGCGGAGCAGACCTCGCCGGCACTCGTCCTGGCCTACGCCGCGTCGTACCTCGTGGGGTCGGTGGTCTCCTACCTGATGCTGGGCACCGTGCTCGGCGGGCTGCACAGCAAGGAGCTGGTCCGGTTCCTGGTCCGGCTGCTGATCGCCGCCCTGGTCTCGACCGCGGCGGCCTGGGGCCTGGGCTCGGTCCTGCCCGGCGCGGAGCGGACCGCCTCCCACCTGGTCGCCGGGATGCGGGTGCTCGTGCTGAGCGGGGTCGACGGCGCGGTCTTCCTGGCGATGGCGCGGGCGATGCGCCTGACCGAGGTGACCCAGGTGATCGACGTGATCGTCCGCCGACGCCGGGGCACGCCCGCCTCCTAG
- a CDS encoding DUF6049 family protein, translated as MLRSSSLPRALAVVTAVLAGSLGATVVAPGLAGPRLGAAESAAADAPRDPAQPLVPRIRSITPDYIPDHGPIVVRGTLTNASNEEWTAINVEAFIGATPITTSAELAAAATTPVTADVGHRITAPGTFDTFETLQPGQTVRFTVRLPRSQLPVSAPGVYWFGVHALGATAAGSGTGAAGRDRTFLPLVPESASNGAIPVDAALVVPVRAAVTRGTDGSILDALGWMANLDSGALDHAADLGRAAHGRPLTWLLDPAVTDAVRALARGNPARSLTSARDSTSGNPSAGASPSADASASGTGSTSAGTAPSATAQSAARWLRRLHRVLANGTGEILGLPYGDLEVSAAARYDRPYLDADLRRTGTTLAPWKLPIAGPVVAPPGGRLTAAVVGALPRHTRVLLSDRGVVGPAPVVNRVDGRRVVLASTGAAEGGPGPLDPHSPLARRQRILSEAALHFLGNGAPLVVELPTRWRSRVPGSFFSGLDVPWLHLTTLDGAATSPPKPLQGARLRQPVTSSPGLGPEFFAGVELVLGDAGTLQSILPGNRVLQQQIFDETTGNTSYAAAADPFGATARVRSTTAWVRAGLDGITLAAPPSVTLTSTSGKFSVLVSNDLDVPVTVRVRPVADSHLKISGGETVQLPPHGRQSVLLDATTHVLGVHTVTLEVTNKAGTPLGSQDAFPMRAEQVSQLIWVIIGAGLALLFGAIVVRLVRRVRRSRA; from the coding sequence GTGCTCCGCTCGTCGTCGCTGCCGCGCGCCCTGGCAGTGGTGACCGCGGTGCTGGCCGGCTCGCTGGGCGCGACAGTCGTGGCACCAGGACTGGCCGGGCCGCGGCTGGGAGCTGCCGAGTCGGCCGCGGCAGACGCGCCGCGGGACCCCGCCCAGCCGCTGGTGCCGCGGATCCGGTCGATCACGCCCGACTACATCCCCGACCACGGCCCGATCGTCGTCCGCGGCACGCTGACCAACGCCTCGAACGAGGAGTGGACCGCGATCAACGTCGAGGCCTTCATCGGCGCGACCCCGATCACCACCAGCGCCGAGCTGGCGGCGGCCGCCACCACCCCGGTCACCGCGGACGTGGGACACCGGATCACCGCCCCCGGGACGTTCGACACCTTCGAGACCCTGCAACCCGGCCAGACCGTCCGGTTCACGGTGCGGCTGCCCCGCTCGCAGCTCCCGGTCTCGGCTCCCGGCGTCTACTGGTTCGGGGTGCACGCCCTGGGCGCGACCGCGGCCGGCAGCGGCACCGGCGCCGCCGGGCGCGACCGGACCTTCCTGCCGCTGGTGCCGGAGTCGGCCTCCAACGGCGCGATCCCGGTGGACGCGGCCCTCGTCGTACCCGTGCGGGCAGCGGTGACCCGCGGCACCGACGGCTCGATCCTCGACGCCCTCGGCTGGATGGCGAACCTCGACTCGGGAGCGCTCGACCACGCGGCGGACCTCGGGCGCGCTGCCCACGGGCGGCCGCTGACCTGGCTGCTGGACCCCGCCGTCACCGACGCGGTGCGCGCCCTGGCCCGCGGCAACCCGGCCCGGAGCCTGACCTCGGCGAGGGACTCGACCTCCGGCAACCCCTCGGCCGGTGCGTCGCCCAGCGCGGACGCCTCGGCGTCCGGCACCGGGTCGACATCCGCCGGCACCGCGCCGTCGGCGACCGCACAGTCGGCCGCCCGTTGGCTGCGGCGCCTCCACCGGGTGCTGGCGAACGGGACCGGCGAGATCCTCGGCCTCCCCTACGGCGACCTCGAGGTCTCCGCGGCCGCCCGCTACGACCGCCCCTACCTCGACGCCGATCTCCGGCGCACCGGGACCACCCTGGCGCCGTGGAAGTTGCCCATCGCCGGCCCGGTCGTCGCTCCTCCCGGAGGCCGGCTCACCGCCGCAGTCGTGGGTGCTCTGCCGCGGCACACGCGGGTGCTGCTCAGTGACCGCGGCGTCGTCGGACCTGCCCCGGTCGTCAACCGGGTCGACGGCCGACGCGTCGTGCTCGCCTCGACCGGCGCCGCCGAGGGCGGTCCCGGCCCGCTGGACCCGCACAGCCCTCTCGCCCGCCGCCAGCGGATCCTGAGCGAGGCGGCCCTCCACTTCCTGGGCAACGGGGCTCCCCTCGTGGTCGAGCTGCCCACCCGGTGGCGCTCGCGGGTCCCGGGCTCCTTCTTCTCCGGGCTCGACGTCCCCTGGCTCCACCTCACCACCCTGGACGGCGCCGCCACGAGCCCACCCAAGCCGCTGCAAGGCGCGCGGCTGCGCCAACCGGTCACGTCCTCCCCGGGGCTCGGGCCGGAGTTCTTCGCCGGGGTCGAGCTCGTCCTCGGTGACGCCGGCACCCTCCAGTCGATCCTCCCCGGCAACCGGGTGCTCCAGCAGCAGATCTTCGACGAGACGACCGGCAACACGTCGTACGCCGCCGCCGCCGACCCGTTCGGCGCCACCGCTCGCGTGCGCTCCACCACCGCCTGGGTCCGGGCCGGTCTGGACGGCATCACCCTGGCCGCACCGCCCTCGGTGACGCTGACCAGCACGTCGGGCAAGTTCTCGGTGCTGGTCAGCAACGACCTCGACGTGCCCGTGACCGTGCGGGTGCGGCCGGTGGCGGACTCCCACCTGAAGATCAGCGGGGGCGAGACCGTCCAGCTGCCCCCGCACGGACGCCAGTCGGTCCTGCTCGACGCGACCACCCACGTGCTCGGCGTGCACACGGTGACCCTCGAGGTGACCAACAAGGCCGGCACCCCCCTCGGCTCCCAGGACGCCTTCCCGATGCGGGCCGAGCAGGTCAGCCAGCTGATCTGGGTGATCATCGGGGCCGGCCTGGCCCTGCTGTTCGGGGCGATCGTGGTCCGGCTCGTCCGCCGGGTGCGCCGGAGCCGCGCATGA
- a CDS encoding CCA tRNA nucleotidyltransferase: MPSPVSGEADRRPPGSVRLVDAQRDVAAELDRLAPVLDALGARFDTAGHELALVGGPVRDAMLGRRHNDLDFTTSARPDEIERLLAGWADATWDIGRAFGTIGSRKGPFQIEITTYRSESYDPTSRKPAVDFGDSLEGDLGRRDFTVNAMAVRVPSRDFVDPYGGVLDLGHGLLRTPNRPEDSFSDDPLRMMRAARFAAQLGFTVDPAVVAAMTSMAERIAIISAERVRDELTKLVLSPYPRLGLSLLVETGLAALVLPELPALILEKDEHHRHKDVYEHTLTVLEQSIDLEDRLGGPDFVSRFAALMHDIGKPRTRRFMGDGTVTFHHHDVVGAKLTRKRMQALKFSGDDIDAVARLVELHLRFHGYGSGQWTDSAVRRYVRDAGDQLARLHVLTRADCTTRNQRKAERLRQTYDDLEERIARLSEQEEMASIRPDLDGTQIMEILDIPPGREVGEAYRFLLELRLDDGPASYDVAKAALLAWWAARD; encoded by the coding sequence GTGCCCAGTCCTGTGTCCGGCGAGGCAGATCGCCGGCCGCCGGGGTCCGTCCGGCTCGTCGACGCCCAGCGCGACGTCGCCGCCGAGCTCGACCGGCTCGCGCCGGTCCTCGACGCCCTCGGCGCCCGGTTCGACACCGCCGGGCACGAGCTGGCCCTGGTGGGCGGCCCGGTGCGCGACGCGATGCTCGGGCGTCGCCACAACGACCTCGACTTCACCACCTCGGCCCGACCCGACGAGATCGAGCGGCTGCTCGCGGGCTGGGCCGACGCCACCTGGGACATCGGGCGGGCGTTCGGCACGATCGGCAGCCGCAAGGGGCCGTTCCAGATCGAGATCACGACGTACCGCTCGGAGAGCTACGACCCGACGTCACGCAAGCCGGCCGTGGACTTCGGCGACTCGCTCGAGGGCGACCTCGGGCGGCGCGACTTCACGGTGAACGCGATGGCGGTGCGGGTGCCGTCGCGGGACTTCGTCGACCCGTACGGCGGTGTCCTCGACCTCGGGCACGGCCTGCTGCGCACGCCCAACCGGCCCGAGGACTCCTTCTCCGACGACCCGCTCCGGATGATGCGGGCCGCCCGCTTCGCCGCCCAGCTCGGTTTCACCGTCGACCCGGCGGTGGTCGCGGCGATGACCTCGATGGCCGAGCGGATCGCGATCATCTCCGCCGAGCGGGTCCGCGACGAGCTGACCAAGCTCGTGCTGTCGCCCTACCCCCGGCTGGGGCTGTCCCTGCTGGTCGAGACCGGCCTGGCCGCGCTCGTCCTGCCGGAGCTGCCGGCACTGATCCTGGAGAAGGACGAGCACCACCGCCACAAGGACGTCTACGAGCACACGCTGACCGTGCTGGAGCAGTCGATCGACCTGGAGGACCGGCTCGGCGGTCCGGACTTCGTCTCCCGCTTCGCGGCGCTGATGCACGACATCGGCAAGCCGCGCACCCGCAGGTTCATGGGCGACGGCACGGTCACCTTCCACCACCACGACGTGGTCGGCGCCAAGCTGACCCGGAAGCGGATGCAGGCCCTGAAGTTCTCCGGCGACGACATCGACGCGGTGGCGCGCCTGGTCGAGCTGCACCTGCGCTTCCACGGCTACGGCTCGGGGCAGTGGACCGACTCCGCCGTCCGCCGCTACGTCCGCGACGCGGGCGACCAGCTGGCCCGGCTGCACGTGCTGACGCGGGCCGACTGCACCACCCGCAACCAGCGCAAGGCCGAGCGGCTCCGGCAGACCTACGACGATCTCGAGGAGCGGATCGCCCGGCTGTCCGAGCAGGAGGAGATGGCGTCGATCCGGCCCGACCTCGACGGCACCCAGATCATGGAGATCCTCGACATCCCGCCGGGGCGAGAGGTCGGCGAGGCCTACCGCTTCCTGCTCGAGCTCCGTCTCGACGACGGCCCCGCGTCGTACGACGTGGCGAAGGCGGCGCTGCTCGCGTGGTGGGCCGCTCGCGACTGA
- a CDS encoding RecQ family ATP-dependent DNA helicase — MTGRQVAMTPTTATTDRAAVRAEAERHLRALVGREAARLRDDQWAAIEALAVQRRRSLVVQRTGWGKSAVYFVATLLLRAEGAGPTVIVSPLLALMRNQIAAAERAGIRAVTINSTNSEEWEPIQAAVRAGEVDVLLVSPERLNNPGFRDEVLPRLAATCGLLVVDEAHCISDWGHDFRPDYRRIRTLLAELPAGIPVLATTATANARVSADVAEQLGADVLVLRGSLDRASLRLAVVRLRTPEQRLGWLADHLAEQPGSGIVYCLTVAATQEIADYLRSRGHDVAAYSGQTEPTERLALEQRLATGQVKALVATSALGMGFDATLGFVVNMGAPQSPVAYYQQVGRAGRGTDEATVVLLPQQEDREIWAYFASLAFPRESLVRQTLAVLAEHGTMSTAALESWVELGRNRLEQMLKVLDVDGAVRRVRGGWEATGREWTYDADRYARVTEAREREQRAMLDYLDTDRCRMRFLRDQLDDPAVGEGPPECGRCDNCGGFAVSDSVSETALSEARARLDRPGVVIEPRRMWPTALANLGLDLKGRISESAEEGRAVARLTDLGHGQALRELFGRADPDGPVPESLARAVVEVLADWRPEVAGIAVVESATRPALTADLADGLSRYLQRPVVATYAIVDRSVAPGAGAMNSAQRVAAVSRRYRLEGDVPAGPVLLVDDQVATGWTLTLAARALRAAGATSVLPLTLAVRS; from the coding sequence GTGACTGGTAGACAGGTCGCGATGACGCCCACCACCGCCACCACCGACCGCGCAGCCGTCCGGGCCGAGGCGGAGCGGCACCTGCGCGCGCTGGTCGGCCGCGAGGCCGCGCGCCTGCGCGACGACCAGTGGGCGGCGATCGAGGCGCTGGCCGTGCAGCGCCGGCGCTCGCTGGTCGTCCAGCGCACCGGTTGGGGCAAGTCCGCCGTCTACTTCGTCGCGACCCTCCTGCTCCGGGCCGAGGGGGCGGGGCCGACCGTCATCGTCTCGCCGTTGCTGGCCCTGATGCGCAACCAGATCGCGGCCGCCGAGCGGGCCGGCATCCGAGCGGTCACCATCAACTCCACCAACTCCGAGGAGTGGGAGCCGATCCAGGCGGCGGTCCGGGCCGGGGAGGTCGACGTCCTTCTGGTCAGTCCCGAGCGGCTCAACAACCCCGGCTTCCGCGACGAGGTGCTGCCGCGGCTGGCCGCCACGTGCGGGCTGCTGGTCGTCGACGAGGCGCACTGCATCTCCGACTGGGGCCACGACTTCCGGCCCGACTACCGCCGCATCCGCACCCTGCTCGCCGAGCTCCCGGCCGGGATCCCGGTGCTGGCGACCACGGCCACCGCCAACGCCCGGGTCAGCGCGGACGTCGCCGAGCAGCTCGGCGCCGACGTGCTGGTGCTCCGCGGCTCCCTCGACCGCGCGTCGCTGCGGCTGGCCGTGGTGCGCCTGCGCACCCCGGAGCAGCGCCTCGGCTGGCTGGCCGACCACCTGGCCGAGCAGCCTGGGTCGGGCATCGTCTACTGCCTGACCGTCGCGGCCACCCAGGAGATCGCCGACTACCTCCGCTCGCGCGGCCACGACGTCGCGGCCTACTCCGGCCAGACCGAGCCCACCGAGCGGCTCGCCCTCGAGCAGCGGCTCGCGACCGGGCAGGTCAAGGCCCTGGTCGCGACCAGCGCGCTGGGCATGGGCTTCGACGCCACCCTCGGGTTCGTGGTCAACATGGGCGCACCGCAGTCGCCGGTCGCCTACTACCAGCAGGTCGGGCGCGCCGGCCGCGGCACCGACGAGGCCACGGTCGTGCTGCTCCCGCAGCAGGAGGACCGCGAGATCTGGGCCTACTTCGCCTCGCTCGCGTTCCCTCGCGAGTCGCTGGTGCGGCAGACCCTCGCGGTGCTGGCCGAGCACGGCACGATGAGCACGGCCGCCCTCGAGTCCTGGGTCGAGCTGGGCCGCAACCGGCTCGAGCAGATGCTCAAGGTGCTCGACGTCGACGGCGCGGTACGCCGGGTGCGTGGGGGCTGGGAGGCGACCGGTCGGGAGTGGACCTACGACGCGGATCGCTACGCCCGGGTCACCGAGGCGCGCGAGCGCGAGCAGCGCGCGATGCTCGACTACCTCGACACCGACCGGTGCCGGATGCGCTTCCTGCGCGACCAGCTCGACGACCCCGCGGTCGGCGAGGGTCCGCCCGAGTGCGGTCGCTGCGACAACTGCGGCGGCTTCGCGGTCTCCGACTCCGTGTCCGAGACCGCCCTGTCCGAGGCGCGGGCCCGGCTCGACCGGCCGGGCGTGGTGATCGAGCCGCGCCGGATGTGGCCGACGGCGCTGGCCAACCTCGGCCTCGACCTCAAGGGCCGGATCTCAGAGTCCGCGGAAGAGGGCCGGGCCGTGGCGCGGCTCACCGACCTCGGGCACGGCCAGGCCCTCCGCGAGCTCTTCGGCCGGGCCGATCCCGACGGCCCGGTCCCCGAGTCGCTGGCGCGCGCGGTCGTCGAGGTGCTCGCCGACTGGCGGCCGGAGGTGGCCGGCATCGCGGTCGTGGAGTCCGCGACGCGACCGGCGCTGACCGCCGATCTCGCCGACGGGCTCTCCCGTTACCTCCAGCGCCCGGTCGTCGCGACGTACGCGATCGTGGACCGGTCGGTGGCGCCCGGCGCCGGCGCCATGAACTCCGCGCAGCGGGTGGCAGCGGTCTCGCGGCGCTACCGGCTCGAGGGAGACGTGCCGGC